The following are encoded together in the Campylobacter devanensis genome:
- a CDS encoding class II aldolase and adducin N-terminal domain-containing protein — protein sequence MNIEYSISEIKKISASMFKKNFLGIFHGSISARIEHNQFVINKKDAIFDGLNDNDLTLLYSKKDYRWNDASIDADIHLNIYKNIAEAKYVCYSMPPFITAYSINHSFLEPKDYFGYMKFGNIFIYDPKRFDDWYERAPSEIYRYMIEKRTNIVVIKGYGVYLYERTAHDLAKSIALLENSCKLLNFSNGFAS from the coding sequence ATGAATATAGAGTATTCAATCAGCGAGATTAAAAAAATCTCAGCATCGATGTTTAAAAAGAATTTTCTAGGTATTTTTCACGGCTCAATATCGGCAAGAATTGAGCATAATCAATTTGTTATCAATAAAAAAGATGCGATTTTTGATGGACTAAATGATAATGATTTGACACTTTTATATTCTAAAAAAGATTATAGATGGAATGATGCAAGCATAGATGCTGATATCCATCTAAATATCTACAAAAATATAGCTGAGGCAAAATACGTCTGCTATTCAATGCCACCATTTATTACTGCTTATAGCATAAATCATTCATTTTTGGAGCCAAAAGATTATTTTGGCTATATGAAATTTGGTAATATTTTTATTTATGATCCAAAAAGATTTGATGATTGGTATGAAAGAGCGCCATCAGAAATTTATCGCTATATGATAGAAAAGCGTACAAATATCGTAGTTATCAAAGGTTATGGAGTTTATCTTTATGAAAGAACTGCACATGATTTGGCTAAATCAATAGCGCTTTTAGAAAATAGCTGCAAACTATTAAATTTTTCAAATGGATTTGCAAGTTGA
- the rsmH gene encoding 16S rRNA (cytosine(1402)-N(4))-methyltransferase RsmH, producing MNSIHIPVLLNEVVEAFRDINDGVILDCTLGYGGHSKALLDTLPNIKIIACDQDDMAISYCTNKFKNYTDRIQIYKSNFSQILQKIPQENIRAILADIGVSSLQLDLNERGFALKSDILDMRMDSSNQLDAKTIVNNYSQSQLEKIFYEYGELPNAKSIANKIIIARQNKEISSAKELVQIIGNSNLQNRSVSIATLAFQAIRIEVNKELDVLKELLNSIQNSAINHARVAIISFHSLEDRIIKDKFKSWQSSCICPSEAMRCECGNNHSIGKIITKKPITPSAQEIKANSRSACSKMRIFDIKRQR from the coding sequence TTGAATTCTATCCATATTCCTGTTTTACTTAACGAAGTTGTTGAAGCTTTTAGAGATATTAATGATGGTGTTATATTAGATTGCACGCTAGGCTATGGTGGTCACTCAAAGGCTTTGCTTGATACCTTGCCAAATATCAAAATAATAGCCTGTGACCAAGATGATATGGCGATCTCTTATTGCACGAATAAATTTAAAAATTACACAGATAGAATTCAAATCTACAAAAGCAACTTTAGCCAAATTTTACAAAAAATTCCACAAGAAAATATAAGAGCTATTCTAGCTGATATCGGCGTTAGCTCACTTCAATTAGATTTAAATGAACGTGGATTTGCCCTTAAAAGCGATATTCTTGATATGAGAATGGATAGCTCAAATCAGCTTGATGCAAAAACTATAGTAAATAATTATAGTCAATCTCAACTTGAAAAGATATTTTATGAATATGGCGAGCTACCAAATGCTAAGAGTATAGCTAATAAAATTATTATTGCTAGGCAAAATAAAGAAATAAGCTCAGCTAAAGAACTAGTCCAAATCATTGGCAATTCAAATTTACAAAACCGATCTGTAAGTATAGCTACTTTAGCATTTCAAGCAATTAGAATAGAGGTAAATAAAGAACTAGATGTGCTAAAAGAGTTATTAAATTCGATCCAAAACTCAGCCATAAATCACGCAAGAGTAGCAATAATAAGCTTTCACTCACTTGAAGATAGAATAATAAAAGATAAATTTAAATCTTGGCAATCAAGTTGTATATGTCCATCTGAGGCTATGCGCTGCGAGTGTGGCAATAACCATTCTATTGGCAAAATTATCACCAAAAAGCCAATCACGCCAAGTGCTCAAGAGATAAAAGCAAACTCAAGGTCAGCATGTTCAAAAATGAGAATCTTTGATATCAAGAGGCAAAGATGA